A genomic stretch from Brachyhypopomus gauderio isolate BG-103 unplaced genomic scaffold, BGAUD_0.2 sc43, whole genome shotgun sequence includes:
- the ppp2r5eb gene encoding protein phosphatase 2, regulatory subunit B', epsilon isoform X1: MDTLSDLKMKEYKRSTLNELVDYVTVSRGYLTEQAYPEVVKMVSYNIFRTLPPSDSNEFDPEEDEPTLEASWPHLQLVYEFFIRFLESQEFQPSIAKKYIDQKFVLQLLELFDSEDPRERDYLKTVLHRIYGKFLGLRAFIRKQINNIFLRFVYETEHFNGVAELLEILGSIINGFALPLKAEHKQFLVKVLIPLHTVRSLSLFHAQLAYCIVQFLEKDPTLTEPVIRGLLKFWPKTCSQKEVMFLGELEEILDVIEPTQFVKIQEPLFKQISRCVSSPHFQVAERALYYWNNEYIMSLIEENSNVILPIMFASLYRISKEHWNPAIVALVYNVLKAFMEMNSSLFDELTATYKSDRQREKKKEKEREDLWKKLEDLELKRALPNAAIIPT; the protein is encoded by the exons ATGGACACGCTGTCCGACCTCAAGATGAAGGAGTACAAGCGCTCCACCCTCAACGAGCTGGTGGACTACGTCACGGTGAGCCGGGGCTACCTGACGGAGCAGGCCTACCCCGAGGTGGTGAAGATG GTGTCCTACAACATATTCCGGACCCTTCCACCCAGCGACAGTAATGAATTCGACCCAGAGGAGGACGAACCCACATTAGAGGCTTCATGGCCTCACTTACAg ctggtctATGAGTTCTTCATTCGTTTTTTGGAGAGTCAAGAGTTCCAGCCCAGCattgccaaaaagtatattgaCCAGAAATTCGTCCTTCAG CTGCTGGAACTGTTTGACAGCGAGGACCCGAGGGAGAGAGATTACCTGAAGACCGTCTTACACAGAATCTATGGAAAATTCCTGGGGCTGAGGGCTTTTATACGAAAACAGATAAATAATATTTTTCTACG TTTTGTTTATGAAACTGAACATTTCAACGGAGTAGCGGAGTTGTTGGAGATTTTGGGCAG CATTATCAACGGCTTCGCTTTACCTCTGAAAGCGGAACACAAGCAGTTCCTGGTGAAAGTGTTGATTCCTCTACACACAGTCAGGAGTCTCTCCCTCTTCCACGCCCAG TTGGCGTATTGTATTGTACAGTTCCTAGAGAAAGACCCCACATTAACAGAACCA gtCATTAGAGGCCTTCTCAAGTTCTGGCCAAAGACATGCAGTCAGAaagag gtgatgttcCTCGGGGAGCTGGAGGAGATCTTGGACGTGATCGAGCCCACACAGTTCGTGAAGATCCAGGAGCCACTCTTCAAGCAGATCTCCAGATGTGTCTCCAGCCCTCACTTCCAG gtggCTGAGAGAGCGCTGTATTACTGGAATAACGAGTACATAATGAGTCTCATCGAGGAGAACTCTAACGTCATCCTGCCCATTATGTTTGCCAGCCTGTACCGGATCTCCAAAGAGCACTGGAACCC GGCGATCGTAGCTTTAGTGTACAACGTTCTTAAAGCCTTCATGGAGATGAACAGCTCTCTGTTTGATGAACTCACTGCCACCTACAAATCAGACCGTCAGAg agagaagaagaaggagaaggagcGAGAAGACCTGTGGAAGAAGCTGGAGGACCTGGAGCTGAAGCGAGCTCTTCCCAACGCCGCCATCATCCCCACCTAA